In the genome of Spirochaetota bacterium, the window TCCGCAGTATACATCCAGGAACGGGTGCCGACGGATTATCTCGGACGTGTGTTCAGCATCAGCACAATGTTATTCACCTCGATGATGCCGATAGGCATGCTCCTTTTCGGGCCGCTTGCGGAGATAGTACGCATCGAATGGATGCTTATTGCTACCGGCTTAGGCATGCTCGTGCTCATTGCCGTCATGTGTACGGATAGAACGCTCGTTCGTTCAGGTATGCCCGTGCGGACGCGGCACGCAGGAAGAGGGTGATATGCCTTCTGCAGAGATAATAGCCATCGGCATCGAACTGCTTCTCGGCGAGATAGTCGATACGAATTCGTCGTATATCGCCCGCAATCTACGCGATATCGGCGTTGATGTGTTCCGCACCTCGACGGTCGGCGATAATCCTGAGCGTATCGCCATTATGCTCCGCGAGTCCATGGCGCGTGCGGATATCATCATCACTACCGGCGGTCTCGGTCCCACCGTGGACGATCCCACGCGTGATGCGATAGCGCTTGCTTTTGGCGTCAAGACCGTGTATGTACCCGAGCTTTGGGATCAGATCTGCGCGCGGTTCAAACGTTTCGGCCGCGTACCGACGGTGAACAACAAACGACAGGCATTCATCCCCGATGGCGCCGAGGCCGTTGAGAACCCCGTGGGTACGGCGCCTTCGTTCATCATGCACGTGCTGGGCGGCGCGCGTGTCATATCGCTCCCGGGTGTGCCGAGCGAGATGGAATATCTCATACAGAACGCCGTTCTTCCGTATGTGAAAAGAACGTTCTCGCTTTCAGGCATCATCAAGGCGAGAGTGCTTCATACATCCGGTGCGGGTGAATCCATCATTGATGATATGATAGGCGATCTCGAGTCGCTTGCGAACCCGACCGTCGGTCTTGCCGCGAAGAGCGGGCAGGTCGATGTACGCATCACCGCGAAGGCATCGTCCGAAGCAGAGGCGGACACGCTCATAGCCGGTGTCGAGCGCGAGGTGCGGCGTGTGCTGGAAGAGTTCATCTATGGTGTCGACGATGATACGCTCGCCCGTGTCGCGATACGGACACTCGCCGAAAGCGGGAAGACGCTCTCCATCGTCGAAGGCGGTCTCGGCGGTGCATTGATGCGCGAATTCGCTGATGCGCCCTCGGTATTCCTCGGGGGAGAGATGCTGTCGGAACGACCATCTGCGGAAGCGCTCGCAGTCATGACGGCGGATCTGCGGAAGAAACGTTCAGCGTCCGTCGGTCTCGGAGTGACGCTGCATGCGGGAGCGCAGAAGCAGGAGATATTCATCGCGCTATCCGCCGAAACCGGAACATCGAACTATACGCGGCCGTACGGCGGCCCGCCGAAGAACGCGCCGGTCTGGGCGGTCAATCATGCGCTGAACCTTCTGCGCGCGTTACCGTGAAGGGGAAACGCGATCAGCTACGCGTACGACGCACTCGGCCGCGTGATAACGACGTACAAATACGATATACTACATCAGGTGACGAACATAAACTACCTACATACCAACGGCGCGTCCGTCGTCATTCAATCGTCTCCCCGATGGAAAAATAGAAAGCGTAGCGTAGTCGATAACCAACGCCACCAACGAATTCAAATACTCCGCGATACTGCAACGCCTCTACAAAGCGGACTCTACCGGTACAAACGTTAACACGGAAGCAGACAGGCTCGAAGTCGCGGAGGCGGGCGTGCTGATAGAATAGGGGGTGCACAATGCGCAAGCGATGCTTGACGGCAACCGGGGGTGGGAATATACTGACGCACATGAAAATAGCAGCGATAAAAAAAGAAAAGCTGTGTCCGTTGGCGGTAACGATGGTTCTGTTGCTCGCGACCGCCCCTCTGCTTCCGGTCGATATAGCCGTGTCGATCGATACGAACATCGGCAATGTCGGCGATGTTTTTCAATACCGCGTCCGGCTTAAGTCACCGAACCTCGCTGATATCATACCCCCGCCGGCCGACGCCATTCCCGATCCGTTCGCGGTGACTGGGTATCGCGTTATCACCAATGCTGCGAAACAAAGCATCTATGTTTCATACTCTCTATCAGTGTATGATCTCGGCATATTCACCATACCGCCGCTTACCGTGCGCGCAAAGGACGGATCGACGGCGGCATCCGTGCCGGTCACGATAACCATAGTCCCGCTTGCATCGACGAACGGAGCCCCGCCGCAATTGCCGGATATTCGGGGCGAAGTGGGCATCCCGTTCCCCCTGTGGTTCTGGCTTGCGATCGTCGGTGCGCTTCTTATCATGGCGTTCGTTGTGCTGCTCATCATCCGCATTCGAAGGAACAGAACACCGGTGAAGAATGCCATCCCTGAGGATGAAGAGGCGCTCGCTGCTATCGAGGCGCTCATGGCAAAAAAGTACATCGATGCGGGTAAGTACAAGGAATTCTATTTTGAACTGTCCGAAGTGATGCGTACCTATCTCTCACGGCGTTTTTCCATCGCCGTACTTGAACGGACGACGGCCGAGATCGCCGAAATGCTCGAGCACGCACGGGTGCCGATGGCTGAACGTATCATCGATTTCCTTTCCTATGCGGATATGATCAAGTTCGCCAAG includes:
- a CDS encoding CinA family nicotinamide mononucleotide deamidase-related protein, with amino-acid sequence MPSAEIIAIGIELLLGEIVDTNSSYIARNLRDIGVDVFRTSTVGDNPERIAIMLRESMARADIIITTGGLGPTVDDPTRDAIALAFGVKTVYVPELWDQICARFKRFGRVPTVNNKRQAFIPDGAEAVENPVGTAPSFIMHVLGGARVISLPGVPSEMEYLIQNAVLPYVKRTFSLSGIIKARVLHTSGAGESIIDDMIGDLESLANPTVGLAAKSGQVDVRITAKASSEAEADTLIAGVEREVRRVLEEFIYGVDDDTLARVAIRTLAESGKTLSIVEGGLGGALMREFADAPSVFLGGEMLSERPSAEALAVMTADLRKKRSASVGLGVTLHAGAQKQEIFIALSAETGTSNYTRPYGGPPKNAPVWAVNHALNLLRALP